In Stieleria varia, one genomic interval encodes:
- a CDS encoding BatA domain-containing protein has product MSFLQIGMLAALPLVLLPVIIHLINQWRYQTKQWGAMMFLLKANKMARGYAKLRQWLIMAARMLVIAGLIFAIARPLASGLLGWSAGGRPDTTILLLDRSPSMQQAGRGGQSKLETGRRQIADALKTLGSTHWVLIDSATMQPQSFESLEAMIDAPSTDGTSAAADIPGMLQATVDYLNNNQPGASEVWLCSDLRSADWQPDSGRWKAVREAFAKMPQTVRFHLVAYPESADSDASIRVLGARRTQAEGNAVLLSMQVSQSGTVASGGMMPVRIEIDGATTELNVEMTGNQVTVRDYRVPLAGSVDRGWGKVSIPADSNAADNEAYFVFADPPARRVVLVTDDREASAAIEIAAAISPDGKSESTVEVMAPETLDSLVLDDAAVLIWQAALPDDEISPAVKRYVDGGGQVLFFPPSSLSGGLDVEGEFLGVSWQSWVGDEKALVENWRGDQDLLAATGSGVGLPVGQLEINEHAKLGGEFTQLATLSGGDPLLVRVPTARGGVYFCTATAASGQSTLASNGIVLYVAVQRAIRQGLDAIGQTGNRVAGSTGEDAVDEDASSESSGAGQGSAAEEMAQWRQIAGPTGVLSSEYTYQAGVYQATNETTEKEQPLVAVNRSVPEDQRDTLTDSQLSNLFAGLDYSRVDDSAGGLEGIVQEIWRFFLILMIAAMLLEALLCIPRRRASAAAIVGRPDVSGFKKSDSRSADRTTAGSDRTKETSAA; this is encoded by the coding sequence ATGAGCTTTTTGCAGATCGGTATGTTGGCCGCGTTGCCCCTGGTGTTGTTGCCGGTGATCATTCACCTCATCAACCAATGGCGATATCAGACCAAGCAGTGGGGCGCAATGATGTTCCTGCTGAAGGCCAACAAGATGGCTCGCGGCTATGCCAAGCTGCGTCAGTGGTTGATCATGGCGGCACGGATGTTGGTCATTGCAGGATTGATCTTTGCCATCGCCCGACCGCTCGCCAGCGGACTGTTGGGTTGGTCAGCGGGTGGACGCCCAGACACGACGATCTTGTTGTTGGATCGATCTCCCAGCATGCAACAAGCGGGCAGGGGAGGGCAGTCCAAGTTGGAGACCGGGCGTCGCCAGATCGCTGATGCACTGAAGACCCTCGGCTCCACCCACTGGGTGTTGATCGACAGCGCGACGATGCAGCCGCAGTCGTTCGAGTCGTTGGAAGCCATGATTGATGCTCCATCGACGGATGGAACCAGCGCGGCAGCCGACATCCCAGGGATGCTGCAAGCGACCGTGGACTATTTGAACAACAACCAGCCTGGTGCCAGCGAAGTCTGGTTGTGCAGCGATTTGCGTTCCGCGGACTGGCAACCTGATTCAGGGCGTTGGAAGGCCGTTCGAGAGGCGTTCGCCAAAATGCCGCAGACGGTTCGATTTCATCTCGTTGCTTATCCAGAGTCCGCCGACAGCGATGCATCCATTCGGGTTTTGGGTGCACGTCGCACACAAGCCGAGGGCAACGCGGTGCTGTTGTCGATGCAGGTCAGCCAATCGGGGACGGTCGCAAGCGGTGGGATGATGCCGGTGCGGATCGAGATCGATGGTGCGACCACGGAATTGAATGTCGAGATGACGGGCAATCAAGTCACCGTGCGTGACTACCGTGTTCCGTTGGCCGGCAGTGTCGATCGAGGCTGGGGAAAAGTTTCCATTCCTGCGGATTCCAATGCGGCGGACAATGAAGCGTACTTTGTATTCGCCGATCCGCCGGCGCGACGAGTCGTGTTGGTCACCGATGATCGCGAAGCATCGGCGGCGATCGAGATTGCCGCTGCGATTTCGCCGGACGGCAAGAGCGAATCGACCGTGGAAGTCATGGCACCAGAAACTTTGGATTCGTTGGTGTTGGATGACGCTGCGGTTTTGATTTGGCAAGCCGCGTTACCCGACGACGAGATTTCGCCGGCGGTCAAACGTTATGTCGATGGCGGTGGGCAAGTCCTGTTTTTTCCGCCCAGTAGCCTCAGTGGCGGTTTGGATGTCGAGGGCGAGTTTCTCGGAGTGTCTTGGCAAAGCTGGGTCGGTGATGAGAAAGCGTTGGTGGAGAATTGGCGTGGCGATCAGGACTTGTTGGCGGCTACCGGCAGCGGAGTCGGTTTGCCGGTCGGTCAATTGGAAATCAACGAACATGCCAAACTTGGCGGCGAATTCACCCAGTTGGCGACTTTGTCAGGTGGCGACCCGCTGTTGGTTCGTGTGCCGACGGCGCGTGGCGGCGTTTATTTCTGTACCGCGACCGCGGCCTCTGGCCAGTCGACTTTGGCCAGCAACGGGATCGTGCTGTACGTCGCCGTGCAACGCGCGATCCGGCAGGGCTTGGATGCGATCGGGCAGACTGGCAATCGTGTTGCTGGATCAACTGGTGAGGACGCAGTTGACGAAGATGCCTCCTCCGAATCAAGCGGGGCAGGGCAGGGGAGTGCGGCAGAAGAAATGGCTCAGTGGCGACAGATCGCAGGTCCCACCGGTGTGTTGTCGAGTGAATACACCTACCAAGCTGGCGTGTATCAAGCCACCAACGAGACCACAGAAAAAGAGCAGCCATTGGTCGCAGTCAATCGTTCGGTCCCCGAAGACCAACGCGACACGTTGACGGATTCGCAGTTGAGCAACTTATTTGCCGGTTTGGATTATTCACGAGTGGATGATTCTGCTGGCGGACTGGAGGGAATCGTTCAAGAGATCTGGCGATTCTTTTTGATCCTGATGATCGCCGCAATGTTGTTGGAAGCCCTGTTGTGCATTCCCCGCCGTCGGGCGAGCGCCGCGGCGATCGTAGGGCGTCCCGACGTCAGCGGGTTCAAGAAATCAGATAGTCGTTCCGCGGATCGAACGACGGCCGGTAGCGATCGGACGAAGGAGACGAGCGCCGCATGA
- a CDS encoding DUF58 domain-containing protein: protein MSEPNTRSFFDPQVVARLSALPLTARRPMLGSVSGKHASPHRGASVEFAEYRKYVPGDDLRRLDWRAYGRCDRFYVKEFEADTNLRMVLVVDTSGSMDFGSVGTTKLNYARSVAATLSYLAIQQGDAVGLACVADGIHQEIPPRRSASHVKTLMDTLSGAVPQGETGLETVLHELAETVRQRALIIVLSDMFIEPDAMRDCFEHLRFRKHDVSVFHLLDPEEIGFDFHRPTRFLDMEGGTAIFAEPTEIADRYHDALSEYLTAVKKVSLETAVDYRRVIIDQPYEKVLTDFLVDRAFHRGKR from the coding sequence ATGTCTGAACCCAACACACGTAGTTTTTTTGATCCGCAAGTGGTCGCGCGACTGAGCGCGTTGCCGCTGACGGCGCGTCGACCGATGTTGGGCAGCGTTTCGGGAAAACATGCCAGCCCACACCGTGGCGCAAGTGTGGAGTTTGCCGAGTATCGCAAGTACGTGCCCGGCGACGATCTGCGTCGTTTGGACTGGCGAGCCTATGGGCGATGCGATCGTTTTTATGTCAAAGAGTTCGAGGCGGACACCAATCTGCGAATGGTTCTGGTTGTCGACACCAGCGGCTCGATGGATTTCGGCAGCGTGGGAACCACCAAACTGAACTACGCCCGCAGCGTTGCGGCGACGTTGAGTTATCTAGCGATCCAACAAGGCGACGCGGTCGGACTTGCGTGCGTGGCCGACGGGATTCATCAAGAGATTCCGCCGCGGCGAAGTGCTTCGCACGTCAAGACCTTGATGGATACCTTGTCCGGTGCGGTGCCTCAGGGCGAGACCGGTTTGGAAACGGTGTTGCATGAGTTGGCCGAGACGGTGCGTCAGCGTGCTTTGATCATCGTGCTATCGGACATGTTCATCGAGCCCGACGCGATGCGAGATTGCTTTGAGCATTTGAGATTTCGCAAGCACGATGTTTCGGTGTTTCATTTGCTCGATCCAGAAGAGATCGGATTCGATTTCCACCGACCCACACGATTCTTGGACATGGAGGGCGGAACGGCGATCTTTGCCGAACCGACCGAGATCGCCGATCGCTATCATGACGCGTTGTCGGAATACTTGACCGCGGTCAAAAAGGTCTCGTTGGAGACCGCTGTGGACTACCGTCGCGTGATCATCGATCAACCGTACGAAAAAGTGCTGACGGATTTCCTTGTCGATCGCGCTTTTCATCGGGGGAAACGATGA
- a CDS encoding AAA family ATPase — protein MSQAINSEVEKLSDDDVQAIDRLRDAYQRLRNELGRVIVGQATTIEQLSICLFARRHALLMGVPGLAKTLLVSKLAETLSLKFHRIQFTPDLMPMDITGTDILQDTADGRREFQFVKGPIFANIVLADEINRAPPKTQAALLEAMQEQNVTVLGKEFHLEAPFMVLATQNPVEQEGTYPLPEAQLDRFMSLIELDYPSEEEEIQIARTTTGGDLPTLDSLMSAEEIISHQALVRRVPVPDHIYTYAAQLVRRTRPQGTTAPDWLTPLVGWGAGPRAVQNLILGAKSRAALEGSYMVRLEDIQYVAPAVLTHRLITTFAAQAERVSAKDIVKRLVEETPA, from the coding sequence ATGAGCCAAGCGATCAACAGTGAAGTAGAAAAACTGAGCGATGACGATGTCCAAGCGATCGATCGCTTGAGAGACGCTTATCAACGGTTGAGGAATGAACTGGGGCGAGTCATCGTTGGCCAAGCGACGACCATCGAACAACTCTCCATTTGCCTGTTCGCCCGACGCCATGCTTTGTTGATGGGTGTGCCCGGTTTGGCCAAGACGCTGCTGGTCAGCAAGTTGGCCGAGACATTGTCATTGAAGTTTCACCGGATTCAGTTCACGCCCGACCTGATGCCGATGGACATCACTGGGACCGACATTTTGCAAGACACGGCGGATGGACGCCGTGAGTTTCAGTTTGTCAAAGGCCCGATCTTTGCCAACATCGTCTTGGCCGACGAAATCAACCGCGCCCCACCCAAGACGCAGGCAGCGCTGTTGGAAGCGATGCAGGAGCAGAACGTCACGGTGTTGGGCAAGGAGTTTCACCTCGAAGCACCGTTCATGGTGTTGGCGACACAGAATCCGGTCGAGCAAGAAGGCACGTATCCGCTGCCCGAAGCTCAGTTGGACCGTTTTATGTCGTTGATCGAGCTGGATTATCCGAGTGAGGAAGAGGAGATCCAGATCGCGCGGACGACCACCGGTGGCGATCTGCCCACGTTGGATTCCTTGATGTCAGCCGAAGAAATCATCTCGCATCAAGCGCTCGTTCGTCGTGTTCCTGTTCCCGATCACATCTATACGTATGCCGCGCAGTTGGTGCGTCGGACACGACCGCAAGGGACCACCGCACCAGACTGGCTGACACCTTTGGTCGGTTGGGGGGCTGGGCCTCGTGCTGTGCAGAACTTGATCCTGGGAGCCAAGAGCCGGGCGGCGTTGGAGGGTAGCTACATGGTTCGCTTGGAAGACATCCAGTACGTCGCACCCGCCGTTCTGACACACCGGTTGATCACGACCTTCGCTGCGCAAGCCGAACGGGTCAGCGCCAAAGACATTGTCAAACGCTTAGTCGAAGAAACGCCTGCCTAG
- a CDS encoding PEP-CTERM sorting domain-containing protein: MSGHRVCSVVLVCLLFVHSQRVHGGIVHIALDGTQSGLVAGDSFTNNLNGLISDGVTFDLNISVTGSATLNGGSGGTGLAVAGGLTVGIDTNEWLQFTVSTSNVTGGTVVFNGFSGLDFSEYVDGADVVGASTTGINPADLITSVGNDPTFVTPLPNNVFVLGGTATSGSGTSFRIDDVFASFTGTAAVPEPSSFALILLSGMVLLRRRRV, from the coding sequence ATGTCTGGTCATCGCGTCTGCTCTGTCGTTTTGGTTTGTTTGTTGTTTGTCCACTCGCAACGAGTCCACGGTGGCATTGTGCACATTGCGTTGGACGGAACGCAAAGTGGTTTGGTGGCAGGTGACTCGTTCACCAACAACTTGAACGGTCTCATCTCCGACGGAGTGACTTTCGATTTGAACATCTCCGTGACGGGATCAGCGACATTGAACGGGGGTAGCGGTGGAACGGGGCTTGCAGTGGCTGGCGGACTCACGGTGGGAATCGACACGAACGAATGGTTGCAGTTCACGGTGTCAACTTCGAACGTGACGGGTGGCACCGTGGTGTTCAATGGTTTCTCTGGTCTGGACTTCAGTGAGTATGTCGACGGCGCGGATGTGGTGGGGGCTTCGACAACGGGGATCAATCCCGCGGACTTGATCACGTCGGTTGGCAATGATCCGACCTTTGTGACTCCTTTGCCCAATAACGTTTTCGTTTTGGGAGGCACGGCGACGTCGGGCAGCGGAACAAGTTTTCGCATCGATGATGTTTTCGCGAGTTTCACCGGTACTGCTGCTGTTCCCGAGCCGAGCAGCTTTGCTTTGATCTTGCTAAGCGGGATGGTTTTGCTTCGTCGACGACGCGTTTAG
- a CDS encoding PEP-CTERM sorting domain-containing protein: MFKHKFPLHALFAVAIFSLSAEANAALLTTLDFTDTNWTTTLSGSGDANNLSTATATTIMADKSSGSGAAQILVELTGSISTLGFQDITVGFDGAAEGLEWDANFANPINSSDGFRIFGSGVEINGNSLNDLTGTTIETDFENGPTTFPNVNFDADFTFDSSVDNSSITSMTFILRINANPETLSVANVQIFGNPISSTVPEPSSLAVAIGLIGCTCMMRRRKN, encoded by the coding sequence ATGTTCAAACATAAATTCCCGCTTCATGCCTTGTTTGCTGTCGCCATTTTCTCTTTGTCGGCGGAGGCAAATGCAGCGCTGCTTACCACTCTGGACTTCACCGACACGAATTGGACGACAACGTTGTCGGGATCCGGTGACGCTAATAATTTATCGACTGCAACAGCAACCACAATCATGGCTGACAAGAGTTCTGGAAGTGGAGCCGCTCAAATTCTTGTAGAGTTGACGGGTTCAATCTCGACCCTGGGTTTTCAGGATATTACCGTTGGATTTGATGGTGCCGCGGAGGGGCTCGAATGGGACGCGAACTTTGCAAACCCAATTAATTCTTCAGACGGATTTCGAATCTTTGGTTCTGGAGTCGAAATCAACGGGAACTCGCTGAATGATCTTACCGGAACAACGATAGAAACTGATTTTGAGAATGGACCAACGACGTTTCCCAACGTCAATTTTGACGCGGATTTCACTTTCGACTCAAGTGTAGATAATAGCTCGATTACATCTATGACCTTCATTCTTCGTATCAACGCCAACCCCGAGACTTTGTCAGTAGCGAACGTACAGATTTTCGGTAACCCGATTAGCTCGACTGTCCCTGAGCCAAGCAGCTTGGCGGTGGCGATTGGGCTGATCGGTTGCACTTGTATGATGCGTCGGCGTAAGAACTGA
- a CDS encoding YraN family protein: MSRLINRLTERYLSWRYGAIDPTAPIGLQGEQLAARLLRRKGLIVVAHSESDRAGEIDLIALDKKTREVVFVEVKTLQTTRPGHPADRVDEEKQARITRAALRYLKRKKMLGARCRFDVVAIWWPANQPSPTRVEHYEHAFEAAGDFQMF, encoded by the coding sequence ATGAGCCGCCTGATCAATCGACTCACCGAGCGCTATCTCAGTTGGCGTTACGGAGCGATCGATCCGACCGCTCCGATCGGTTTGCAAGGCGAACAGCTCGCGGCAAGATTGCTGCGCCGCAAAGGGCTCATCGTCGTCGCACATAGTGAGTCCGATCGCGCCGGCGAGATCGATCTGATCGCGTTGGATAAAAAAACACGCGAAGTCGTGTTTGTCGAAGTCAAAACGTTGCAAACCACTCGTCCCGGGCACCCCGCTGACCGTGTGGACGAAGAAAAGCAAGCACGGATCACGCGTGCTGCGCTGCGGTATCTGAAACGCAAGAAGATGCTCGGTGCCCGTTGCCGATTCGACGTCGTCGCGATCTGGTGGCCCGCCAATCAGCCTTCACCCACCCGCGTCGAGCACTACGAACACGCTTTCGAGGCCGCCGGCGATTTCCAAATGTTTTAA
- the rplS gene encoding 50S ribosomal protein L19: MSQAILDKVEKAHLKETPPEFEIGDTVDVHLRILEGNKERIQVFTGVVIAKSGSGTREMFSVRRIVAGEGVERKFPLHSPKIERVEVKRSGVVRRAKLYFLRGRVGKAVRLKERRRS; this comes from the coding sequence ATGAGTCAAGCGATCCTGGACAAAGTCGAGAAAGCACACCTGAAGGAGACTCCTCCTGAATTCGAAATCGGCGATACCGTCGACGTGCACTTGCGAATTTTGGAAGGCAACAAAGAACGTATTCAGGTCTTCACCGGCGTCGTGATCGCCAAGAGCGGCAGCGGCACCCGTGAAATGTTCTCCGTGCGACGCATCGTGGCCGGCGAAGGTGTGGAGCGTAAGTTCCCGCTGCACAGTCCCAAAATCGAACGTGTCGAAGTCAAACGCAGCGGTGTCGTCCGCCGTGCCAAGCTGTACTTCCTGCGTGGCCGCGTCGGTAAAGCCGTCCGCCTGAAAGAACGTCGCCGCTCGTAG
- the trmD gene encoding tRNA (guanosine(37)-N1)-methyltransferase TrmD encodes MRFDVVTLFPAIFDGYLTQSLLEKAIQRGLVDIQRHDLRDWAQDTPHRKVDDRPFGGGPGMLLQVDVTVRCVNAVDELSLTPARRILLTPQGKRFDQRMAEDLATSDRVMLLCGRYEGFDQRVTDILEPEEVSIGDFVLNGGEVAAMVIIDSVVRLLPGVLGDENSSVQDSFSRGNRLLEYPQYTRPREFQGHCVPDVLLGGDHGAIAAWREKQSRIRTEQRRSDLLDGRSDQND; translated from the coding sequence ATGCGATTTGATGTCGTCACCCTGTTCCCCGCCATTTTTGACGGATACCTGACTCAATCGTTGTTGGAGAAAGCGATCCAGCGTGGGCTGGTCGATATCCAACGACACGACTTGCGAGACTGGGCACAAGACACCCCGCATCGCAAGGTGGACGATCGCCCGTTTGGCGGAGGTCCGGGAATGTTGTTGCAGGTCGATGTGACCGTCCGGTGCGTCAACGCCGTCGACGAATTGTCACTGACACCGGCGAGACGCATCCTGCTGACACCACAAGGCAAACGGTTTGATCAACGGATGGCGGAGGATTTGGCGACCAGCGACAGAGTCATGCTGTTGTGTGGTCGCTACGAAGGATTTGACCAACGGGTGACGGACATTCTGGAACCCGAGGAAGTAAGCATCGGTGATTTTGTCCTCAACGGGGGCGAAGTCGCTGCGATGGTGATCATCGATTCCGTGGTGCGTCTGCTGCCAGGCGTGTTGGGCGATGAGAACAGTTCGGTGCAGGATTCGTTCAGTCGAGGCAATCGGTTGCTCGAGTACCCGCAATACACCCGACCCAGAGAGTTTCAGGGGCACTGTGTCCCGGATGTCCTGTTGGGCGGTGACCACGGGGCGATTGCCGCGTGGCGGGAAAAACAAAGCCGAATCAGAACAGAACAACGACGATCCGATCTGCTCGATGGCCGATCAGATCAAAACGATTGA
- the rpsP gene encoding 30S ribosomal protein S16, giving the protein MAVRIRLKKMGRTHRPFFRVCAMDQRSPRDGRVIEELGHYDPMCPETDARVTLKGERVDYWLGVGAQPSEKVATLIKKYGTNGTHLDAREAALARLGKRKEYTPAPPAAPKPVAKVEEAPAEEPAAEEAATEEVAAEASAGEETAAE; this is encoded by the coding sequence ATGGCAGTTCGTATTCGTCTGAAAAAGATGGGTCGCACCCACCGACCTTTCTTCCGCGTCTGTGCGATGGACCAACGCAGTCCTCGCGATGGCCGCGTGATCGAAGAGTTGGGTCACTACGATCCGATGTGCCCTGAAACCGATGCACGCGTGACGCTTAAGGGCGAACGTGTTGACTATTGGTTGGGCGTCGGAGCACAGCCGAGCGAAAAGGTCGCCACGCTGATCAAAAAGTACGGTACCAACGGCACCCACTTGGATGCCCGCGAAGCCGCTTTGGCCCGTCTGGGAAAACGCAAGGAATACACACCCGCACCACCAGCAGCACCCAAGCCGGTTGCCAAGGTGGAAGAGGCTCCTGCGGAAGAACCAGCAGCCGAAGAAGCCGCGACCGAAGAAGTCGCAGCAGAAGCATCCGCTGGTGAAGAAACCGCAGCCGAGTGA
- the ffh gene encoding signal recognition particle protein, giving the protein MFDSLSEGLQSAFKSLRGKGKLTEGNMRDGLEIVRKSLLEADVSYPVVQDFMGHVTERALGKRVLLSLRPHEELVSIVHSELVSLLGPVDSSLHLRKEGPTIIMLCGLQGSGKTTTCGKLAQLLKEENIKATLVAADLQRPAAIEQLHVIGRQLDVPVYSEPQNKNPVEVCQNGVAKAKADGARVVILDTAGRLAIDEELMAELSRIDKKVAPDQVYLVVDGMTGQDAVNSADAFNKSLELDGVIMTKLDGDARGGALLSVKHVTGVPIKFMGTGEHMDALEPFRPEGMAGRILQMGDIVAAAREAHRIVDEKEREELEAKMAAGDFTLDDFKKMMEKVAKPGLMGKMMGLMPGMGQFKEALESEEAAGGIKQTIGAINSMTMAERRNPKIIDATRRTRIANGAGVQTPVVSQLIKQFEIMKPIMQGMAGGGVADRARMMQQLQTSMANDPTMSGMKVKKSTGKRLSARERADLKKQRDKMKRQLKRRGK; this is encoded by the coding sequence GTGTTCGACTCGCTCTCCGAAGGTCTACAGTCCGCTTTCAAAAGCTTGCGTGGTAAAGGCAAGCTGACTGAGGGCAATATGCGCGATGGTCTGGAGATTGTCCGGAAATCGCTGCTGGAAGCCGACGTGAGCTACCCGGTGGTCCAGGATTTCATGGGTCACGTCACCGAGCGGGCACTCGGAAAACGCGTGTTGCTGAGCCTGCGGCCTCACGAAGAGCTGGTCAGCATTGTCCATTCGGAGCTGGTTTCGCTGCTAGGACCGGTGGATTCGTCGTTGCATCTTCGCAAGGAAGGCCCGACGATCATCATGCTGTGCGGTCTGCAGGGCAGCGGAAAGACGACGACCTGCGGCAAGCTTGCTCAACTGCTCAAAGAAGAAAACATCAAGGCCACGCTCGTCGCCGCCGACTTGCAGCGGCCGGCCGCGATCGAACAGTTACACGTGATCGGACGCCAGTTGGACGTCCCCGTGTACAGTGAGCCGCAAAACAAGAATCCGGTGGAGGTTTGTCAGAACGGTGTGGCGAAAGCCAAGGCCGATGGCGCCCGCGTGGTGATTCTGGATACCGCCGGTCGGCTCGCGATCGACGAAGAGTTGATGGCCGAGCTGAGCCGCATCGACAAGAAGGTTGCCCCCGACCAAGTTTACTTGGTCGTCGACGGCATGACCGGACAGGACGCGGTCAACAGCGCCGATGCCTTCAATAAATCACTGGAGCTGGACGGGGTCATCATGACCAAGCTCGATGGTGATGCCCGTGGCGGTGCATTGCTGTCTGTCAAACACGTCACGGGTGTGCCGATCAAGTTCATGGGTACCGGCGAGCACATGGATGCGCTCGAGCCATTTCGCCCTGAAGGCATGGCGGGCCGGATCCTGCAGATGGGCGACATCGTCGCCGCTGCTCGTGAAGCACATCGAATCGTCGATGAAAAAGAGCGTGAGGAATTGGAAGCCAAGATGGCGGCCGGCGATTTCACGCTTGACGATTTCAAGAAGATGATGGAGAAAGTCGCCAAGCCCGGTCTGATGGGCAAGATGATGGGCTTGATGCCCGGCATGGGGCAATTCAAGGAAGCCCTGGAGAGCGAAGAAGCCGCGGGCGGGATCAAGCAGACCATCGGTGCCATCAACAGCATGACGATGGCCGAACGCCGAAATCCCAAGATCATCGACGCGACTCGGCGGACTCGGATTGCCAATGGAGCCGGTGTGCAAACACCAGTGGTTTCACAGTTGATCAAGCAATTTGAGATAATGAAACCCATCATGCAAGGCATGGCCGGTGGCGGCGTCGCCGACCGCGCTCGCATGATGCAACAGTTGCAAACCAGTATGGCCAACGATCCGACGATGTCGGGGATGAAGGTCAAGAAAAGTACCGGCAAGCGGCTCAGTGCGCGTGAACGCGCTGATTTGAAAAAACAGCGTGACAAAATGAAGAGACAACTCAAACGTCGCGGCAAATGA
- the hisN gene encoding histidinol-phosphatase → MKSEPSRWSGLHEGRLSAMVDVARAAGDHTLTHFRSTGLVVDAKSDESPVTIADREAEQLVRRMITERFPDDTVQGEEFAETVGESSFRWVVDPIDGTKSFVCGVPLYSTLLALEKDGEPIGGVIYLPALGEIVVAASGLGAWYQQAGRAWQIACVSDRESLSDAVFVTSQVDSFAARGADAAYRSLESACRITRSWGDGYGYLLVATGRADLMVDPICNAWDVAAIMPVILEAGGEFTSWKGEKTVRGGDGFGTNGRLHQAVLAMLKDGSV, encoded by the coding sequence ATGAAATCAGAACCCTCCCGTTGGTCCGGACTGCACGAAGGACGCTTGTCCGCCATGGTGGATGTTGCCCGCGCCGCTGGCGATCACACGCTGACGCATTTTCGCAGCACCGGATTGGTGGTCGACGCCAAGAGCGACGAGTCGCCCGTCACCATTGCTGACCGCGAAGCCGAGCAGTTGGTTCGCCGCATGATCACGGAGCGTTTCCCCGACGATACCGTTCAAGGCGAAGAATTCGCGGAAACCGTTGGCGAAAGCTCCTTTCGCTGGGTCGTCGATCCGATCGACGGCACCAAGTCCTTCGTCTGTGGCGTGCCGCTTTATTCCACCTTGCTGGCATTGGAAAAGGACGGGGAGCCGATCGGTGGCGTGATTTATTTGCCCGCTTTGGGCGAAATCGTCGTCGCGGCGTCTGGATTGGGGGCTTGGTATCAGCAGGCCGGCAGGGCTTGGCAAATCGCCTGTGTTTCCGACCGGGAATCGCTTTCTGATGCCGTGTTTGTGACCAGCCAAGTCGATTCGTTCGCCGCCCGGGGCGCGGATGCTGCGTACCGATCGCTGGAATCCGCTTGCCGGATCACCCGTTCCTGGGGTGATGGGTACGGGTACCTGTTGGTCGCGACAGGTCGGGCGGACCTGATGGTCGATCCAATCTGTAATGCATGGGACGTCGCCGCGATCATGCCGGTGATCCTCGAGGCGGGCGGCGAATTCACGAGTTGGAAAGGCGAGAAAACGGTGCGTGGGGGGGATGGTTTTGGCACGAATGGGCGGCTTCATCAGGCCGTGTTGGCGATGTTGAAGGATGGTTCTGTGTAG
- a CDS encoding signal peptidase II → MDASDRPEESSDRSHNVPPVADEASLLGRAAVYFTLAITGAALDLWSKHFVFATRGIPGQKDIWWVIEPYFGIETAVNPGALFGMGAGKGTVFAAMSVFALVGILVWLFRFRAAHSLWLTVALGLVTGGIIGNLYDRLGFWWTPDYPQSWSSGVRDWILWRINEKWTWPNFNIADSLLVVGAGMLLYQSVFPGQFGLTTDPQATDPQAEPSETTNDAESS, encoded by the coding sequence ATGGATGCGTCTGATCGTCCCGAAGAGTCTTCAGACCGATCGCATAACGTGCCTCCTGTGGCGGATGAAGCGTCGTTGCTGGGCCGCGCGGCGGTGTATTTCACCCTCGCCATTACGGGTGCTGCGCTAGATCTGTGGTCCAAACACTTCGTCTTTGCCACCCGAGGGATCCCTGGGCAAAAGGACATTTGGTGGGTGATCGAGCCGTATTTTGGCATCGAGACCGCCGTGAACCCCGGTGCGTTGTTCGGTATGGGAGCCGGCAAGGGGACCGTGTTTGCCGCAATGTCCGTGTTTGCGTTGGTTGGCATCCTGGTATGGCTGTTTCGATTTCGAGCCGCCCACTCGTTGTGGCTGACCGTGGCGCTGGGGTTGGTCACCGGAGGGATCATCGGAAACTTGTACGACCGTCTGGGATTCTGGTGGACGCCGGATTATCCGCAGTCCTGGAGCAGCGGTGTCCGGGATTGGATCCTCTGGCGCATCAACGAAAAATGGACGTGGCCGAATTTCAATATCGCCGATTCACTCCTGGTCGTCGGCGCGGGAATGTTGTTGTATCAATCCGTTTTTCCGGGACAGTTTGGTCTGACGACAGACCCGCAAGCGACAGACCCGCAGGCTGAACCGAGCGAAACAACGAACGACGCAGAATCGAGCTGA